A part of Capsicum annuum cultivar UCD-10X-F1 chromosome 6, UCD10Xv1.1, whole genome shotgun sequence genomic DNA contains:
- the LOC107873712 gene encoding mediator of RNA polymerase II transcription subunit 33A isoform X2: protein METATVNSIQYDRVKELTKLAQERNIDPLIWSMQLSSMLSSAGISLPSIEVGEILVSHICWCNNVPNAWKLLEKALMVRIVPPLFVLALLSTRIMESINHTLHLSQIFELQGSESGKHVIEYVFTVVWQLLDASLDDEGLLALTVEKKSMWPVATQEMEISNRDDLAGKRVEHREGLCRMNTVLAIEIIGELFGDKLTSMILYLARRNMPTHWDSFMQHLQLLVSNSSALRNSKIICPEALILLISKNRGVRSRECITSSRKFLHAVMASGSLVFSASRGDDASASVLWLPIDLFLEDTMDGTQVAATSAADTLAGLVKALQAVNFTSWRNTFFGLWISALRLVNRERDPSEGPVPRLDTCLCLLLSITPLAITNIIKEGENEGCSSDQRTEATGERRQALVSSLQQLYDYEGLLNPPLPAIPLANQATLKAMMFLSGISGGNEYFDGMRLNDIPVNCAGNLWHLIVEACIARNILDTSAYLWPGYVKGQCNQVPRNMSGPSPSWSSLMKGSLLTPPMVSVLVSTPASSLAEIEKIYEIAVNGPAEDKISAATILCGASLARGWNIQEHTILFIIRLLSPCVPSDYCGTDSHLIGYAPFLNVLLVGISSVDCIQIFSLHGLVPQLVGALIPICEAFGSCPPNVSWTLMSEEITSHAVFSNAFTLLLTLFRFDQPPLEHLTRDVPMGSHLTPEFLLLVRNSQLVFSEDLLKDQSKSNQLSRVLSQLPREPIVMDSFPKLKYWYRQHQACIASPLSGLVPGSPVHQIVEALLNFMFRKINKAGQSLKPPTSSGSNSSGSGNEEISPHLKLPAWDILEAVPFVLNAALTACAHGALSPRELATGLKDLADFLPASLATITSYFSAEVSRGIWNPASMNGTDWPSPAANLATVEQQIKKILAATGVDVPSLSVGGSSPAVLPLPLAILVSLTITYKLDRDTDRFLNFIGAAVSNLATSCPWPCMPVMASLWAQKVRRWSDFLVFSASRTVFHHSRDAVVQLLRACFTATLGLDTSSTESNGRVGSLLGHGFGSHFSGGMSAVAPGILYLRVHRAVKNVMSMAEEIVSLLMHFVRNIADNGVTARELEKLKKTRSEISSSGFPASCQVSLAAAMKRAKLASSLGASLIWITGGLSLVQSLLKETLPSWFISAHGSEPNGGISEGMVARLRGYSLAHLAVISGTFVWGVDSLSSTSKWRPSILGAHMEFLASALDGKISLGCNKATWRAYVSGFISLILGCAPRWLLEVDLEVLKRLSKGLKRWDEEALALALLENSGVGAMGTAAEMILEGGLSFAR, encoded by the exons ATGGAAACGGCGACGGTGAACTCAATTCAATACGACAGAGTGAAAGAGCTTacgaaattagctcaggagagaAACATTGATCCATTAATATGGAGTATGCAGCTTTCTTCAATGCTCAGCTCCGCCGGAATCTCTTTGCCGTCGATTGAAGTCGGTGAAATTCTGGTATCACATATTTGTTGGTGTAATAATGTACCTAATGCTTGGAAACTTTTAGAGAAAGCtttgatggttagaattgttccTCCTTTGTTCGTTCTCGCTCTTCTCTCCACTAG GATTATGGAATCGATAAATCATACTCTTCATCTTTCCCAGATATTTGAACTCCAGGGATCTGAAAGTGGAAAGCATGTCATTGAATATGTTTTCACGGTTGTATGGCAGTTACTTGATGCCTCTCTTGATGATGAGGGATTGCTGGCACTGACTGTTGAAAAGAAATCTATGTGGCCAGTTGCAactcaagaaatggaaatcagcAATCGTGATGATTTGGCTGGGAAAAGAGTTGAACATCGTGAAGGATTATGTAGAATGAACACTGTACTGGCTATTGAAATAATTGGCGAACTTTTTGGGGACAAACTGACATCCATGATTCTTTACTTGGCACGTAGGAACAT GCCCACACATTGGGATTCTTTCATGCAGCACTTACAACTTCTAGTGTCAAACTCGTCAGCTCTAAGAAACTCTAAGATTATTTGTCCTGAGGCTTTGATACTGTTGATATCCAAAAACCGTGGAGTCCGCTCCAGAGAATGCATAACAAGCTCACGGAAATTTCTTCATGCTGTTATGGCGTCTGGATCACTTGTGTTTTCTGCTAGTCGTGGTGATGATGCTAGTGCATCAGTTCTCTGGCTACCCATTGATCTCTTTCTAGAAGATACCATGGATGGGACACAGGTGGCAGCTACAAGTGCTGCTGACACCCTTGCAG GTCTGGTAAAGGCTCTGCAGGCAGTTAACTTTACTTCGTGGAGGAACACATTTTTTGGATTGTGGATTTCAGCCCTAAGGCTTGTTAATAGA GAAAGGGATCCCAGTGAGGGACCAGTACCTCGTCTTGATACTTGCTTATGCTTATTGTTGTCTATTACACCGCTAGCAATTACCAACATTAttaaagaaggagaaaatgaaggCTGCTCCAGTGATCAAAGAACAGAGGCCACAGGAGAACGTCGTCAGGCCTTGGTTTCTAGCTTACAGCAACTGTATGATTATGAAGGCTTGTTGAACCCACCATTGCCTGCAATTCCTTTGGCAAACCAAGCTACTTTGAAAGCAATGATGTTCCTCTCAGGGATAAGTGGGGGCAATGAATATTTTGATGGGATGAGATTGAATGACATACCTGTCAATTGCG CTGGGAACTTGTGGCACCTTATTGTTGAGGCTTGCATTGCTAGAAACATTTTGGATACATCTGCTTATTTATGGCCGGGATACGTAAAAGGTCAATGCAATCAAGTGCCTCGTAACATGTCAGGCCCATCGCCAAGCTGGTCATCATTGATGAAGGGGTCTCTCCTAACTCCCCCAATGGTCAGTGTATTGGTTTCAACACCTGCTTCAAG CTTAgcagaaatagagaaaatatatgaGATTGCTGTCAATGGTCCAGCTGAAGACAAAATTTCTGCCGCTACTATTCTCTGTGGGGCCTCCCTTGCTCGTGGTTGGAATATACAG GAACATACAATTCTATTCATCATTAGGCTGCTTTCACCTTGTGTTCCTTCAGATTATTGTGGAACTGATAGCCATTTGATTGGCTACGCTCCATTTCTGAATGTTCTTCTTGTTGGTATATCATCTGTCGACTGTATCCAGATATTCTCTTTGCATGGATTG GTTCCACAGCTTGTTGGTGCATTGATCCCAATTTGTGAAGCTTTCGGTTCTTGTCCACCCAATGTGTCATGGACTCTAATGTCAGAAGAAATCACTTCACATGCCGTTTTCTCGAATGCATTCACACTTCTGCTGACATTGTTTAGGTTTGATCAGCCACCGCTTGAGCATCTCACAAGAGATGTTCCTATGGGATCTCATCTAACTCCTGAATTCCTATTGTTGGTTCGCAACTCCCAGTTGGTATTCTCTGAAGATTTGCTGAAAGATCAAAGCAAAAGCAATCAATTGTCTAGAGTTCTCAGTCAACTACCTAGAGAGCCCATAGTCATGGATTCTTTCCCGAAACTAAAATATTGGTACCGGCAACATCAAGCATGTATTGCATCACCTCTCTCAGGTCTCGTCCCTGGAAGTCCTGTTCATCAGATAGTTGAAGCACTGCTGAACTTCATGTTccgaaaaataaataaagctGGTCAGTCCCTTAAACCTCCAACTTCAAGTGGCAGTAACTCATCTGGATCTGGAAATGAAGAGATATCTCCTCATCTTAAGTTGCCTGCATGGGATATTTTGGAAGCTGTTCCTTTTGTGCTTAACGCTGCTCTCACAGCCTGTGCTCATGGGGCCTTGTCACCACGTGAGCTAGCCACAG GTCTTAAGGATCTAGCTGACTTTCTTCCTGCATCTTTGGCAACAATCACAAGTTACTTTTCAGCTGAAGTGTCACGGGGTATCTGGAACCCTGCTTCTATGAATGGAACTGATTGGCCAAGTCCTGCTGCAAATTTAGCAACAGTGGAACAACAAATTAAGAAAATCCTAGCTGCCACTGGTGTTGATGTCCCAAGTCTCTCTGTAG GTGGAAGTTCTCCAGCTGTTCTTCCTTTGCCCCTGGCGATCCTTGTGAGCCTCACCATTACATATAAACTTGATAGAGATACTGACCGCTTTCTGAACTTCATAGGGGCAGCAGTGAGTAACCTGGCTACAAGTTGTCCTTGGCCATGTATGCCTGTTATGGCTTCCCTATGGGCTCAAAAGGTTAGACGCTGGAGTGACTTTCTTGTTTTCTCTGCATCCCGGACTGTTTTCCACCACAGTAGGGATGCAGTGGTTCAACTTCTTCGGGCCTGCTTTACTGCTACACTAGGTCTAGATACATCTTCTACAGAAAGCAATGGTAGGGTTGGTTCACTTCTTGGTCATGGATTTGGTTCGCATTTTTCTGGTGGCATGTCAGCTGTTGCCCCTGGTATACTCTACTTGCGTGTTCATAGAGCTGTCAAAAATGTCATGTCTATGGCGGAAGAGATCGTCTCCCTTTTGATGCATTTTGTCAGAAATATTGCTGATAATGGAGTCACTGCTAGGGAATTGGAGAAACTCAAGAAAACCAGAAGCGAGATAAGCTCTAGTGGATTCCCTGCATCTTGTCAGGTCTCCCTAGCTGCAGCAATGAAACGTGCCAAGCTTGCATCTTCCTTGGGTGCTTCATTAATTTGGATTACAGGTGGTTTAAGTTTAGTCCAATCTTTGCTAAAAGAAACATTGCCATCTTGGTTTATATCAGCACATGGGTCAGAGCCCAATGGTGGGATCTCAGAAGGAATGGTTGCAAGGCTAAGGGGTTATTCCCTTGCACACTTGGCGGTGATATCTGGAACATTTGTTTGGGGGGTGGATTCATTATCATCCACGTCCAAATGGCGTCCAAGTATTCTTGGAGCACACATGGAATTTCTTGCAAGTGCACTAGATGGCAAAATATCACTTGGTTGTAACAAGGCTACATGGAGAGCATACGTGTCAGGATTCATAAGCTTGATACTGGGATGTGCACCAAGATGGCTCTTGGAGGTGGATCTTGAAGTTTTGAAGAGGCTAAGCAAGGGATTGAAACGGTGGGATGAAGAAGCATTAGCTTTGGCACTTTTGGAAAATAGTGGTGTTGGTGCTATGGGTACTGCTGCTGAAATGATTCTAGAAGGGGGCTTGAGCTTTGCTAGATGA
- the LOC107873712 gene encoding mediator of RNA polymerase II transcription subunit 33A isoform X1: METATVNSIQYDRVKELTKLAQERNIDPLIWSMQLSSMLSSAGISLPSIEVGEILVSHICWCNNVPNAWKLLEKALMVRIVPPLFVLALLSTRVIPARRSYPMGYRLYMELLKRYAFSLPSLVNGPNYRKIMESINHTLHLSQIFELQGSESGKHVIEYVFTVVWQLLDASLDDEGLLALTVEKKSMWPVATQEMEISNRDDLAGKRVEHREGLCRMNTVLAIEIIGELFGDKLTSMILYLARRNMPTHWDSFMQHLQLLVSNSSALRNSKIICPEALILLISKNRGVRSRECITSSRKFLHAVMASGSLVFSASRGDDASASVLWLPIDLFLEDTMDGTQVAATSAADTLAGLVKALQAVNFTSWRNTFFGLWISALRLVNRERDPSEGPVPRLDTCLCLLLSITPLAITNIIKEGENEGCSSDQRTEATGERRQALVSSLQQLYDYEGLLNPPLPAIPLANQATLKAMMFLSGISGGNEYFDGMRLNDIPVNCAGNLWHLIVEACIARNILDTSAYLWPGYVKGQCNQVPRNMSGPSPSWSSLMKGSLLTPPMVSVLVSTPASSLAEIEKIYEIAVNGPAEDKISAATILCGASLARGWNIQEHTILFIIRLLSPCVPSDYCGTDSHLIGYAPFLNVLLVGISSVDCIQIFSLHGLVPQLVGALIPICEAFGSCPPNVSWTLMSEEITSHAVFSNAFTLLLTLFRFDQPPLEHLTRDVPMGSHLTPEFLLLVRNSQLVFSEDLLKDQSKSNQLSRVLSQLPREPIVMDSFPKLKYWYRQHQACIASPLSGLVPGSPVHQIVEALLNFMFRKINKAGQSLKPPTSSGSNSSGSGNEEISPHLKLPAWDILEAVPFVLNAALTACAHGALSPRELATGLKDLADFLPASLATITSYFSAEVSRGIWNPASMNGTDWPSPAANLATVEQQIKKILAATGVDVPSLSVGGSSPAVLPLPLAILVSLTITYKLDRDTDRFLNFIGAAVSNLATSCPWPCMPVMASLWAQKVRRWSDFLVFSASRTVFHHSRDAVVQLLRACFTATLGLDTSSTESNGRVGSLLGHGFGSHFSGGMSAVAPGILYLRVHRAVKNVMSMAEEIVSLLMHFVRNIADNGVTARELEKLKKTRSEISSSGFPASCQVSLAAAMKRAKLASSLGASLIWITGGLSLVQSLLKETLPSWFISAHGSEPNGGISEGMVARLRGYSLAHLAVISGTFVWGVDSLSSTSKWRPSILGAHMEFLASALDGKISLGCNKATWRAYVSGFISLILGCAPRWLLEVDLEVLKRLSKGLKRWDEEALALALLENSGVGAMGTAAEMILEGGLSFAR; the protein is encoded by the exons ATGGAAACGGCGACGGTGAACTCAATTCAATACGACAGAGTGAAAGAGCTTacgaaattagctcaggagagaAACATTGATCCATTAATATGGAGTATGCAGCTTTCTTCAATGCTCAGCTCCGCCGGAATCTCTTTGCCGTCGATTGAAGTCGGTGAAATTCTGGTATCACATATTTGTTGGTGTAATAATGTACCTAATGCTTGGAAACTTTTAGAGAAAGCtttgatggttagaattgttccTCCTTTGTTCGTTCTCGCTCTTCTCTCCACTAG AGTAATTCCTGCTCGAAGGAGCTATCCAATGGGATACAGGCTGTATATGGAACTTCTAAAAAGATATGCTTTTTCATTACCATCTCTAGTTAATGGTCCAAATTATCGGAA GATTATGGAATCGATAAATCATACTCTTCATCTTTCCCAGATATTTGAACTCCAGGGATCTGAAAGTGGAAAGCATGTCATTGAATATGTTTTCACGGTTGTATGGCAGTTACTTGATGCCTCTCTTGATGATGAGGGATTGCTGGCACTGACTGTTGAAAAGAAATCTATGTGGCCAGTTGCAactcaagaaatggaaatcagcAATCGTGATGATTTGGCTGGGAAAAGAGTTGAACATCGTGAAGGATTATGTAGAATGAACACTGTACTGGCTATTGAAATAATTGGCGAACTTTTTGGGGACAAACTGACATCCATGATTCTTTACTTGGCACGTAGGAACAT GCCCACACATTGGGATTCTTTCATGCAGCACTTACAACTTCTAGTGTCAAACTCGTCAGCTCTAAGAAACTCTAAGATTATTTGTCCTGAGGCTTTGATACTGTTGATATCCAAAAACCGTGGAGTCCGCTCCAGAGAATGCATAACAAGCTCACGGAAATTTCTTCATGCTGTTATGGCGTCTGGATCACTTGTGTTTTCTGCTAGTCGTGGTGATGATGCTAGTGCATCAGTTCTCTGGCTACCCATTGATCTCTTTCTAGAAGATACCATGGATGGGACACAGGTGGCAGCTACAAGTGCTGCTGACACCCTTGCAG GTCTGGTAAAGGCTCTGCAGGCAGTTAACTTTACTTCGTGGAGGAACACATTTTTTGGATTGTGGATTTCAGCCCTAAGGCTTGTTAATAGA GAAAGGGATCCCAGTGAGGGACCAGTACCTCGTCTTGATACTTGCTTATGCTTATTGTTGTCTATTACACCGCTAGCAATTACCAACATTAttaaagaaggagaaaatgaaggCTGCTCCAGTGATCAAAGAACAGAGGCCACAGGAGAACGTCGTCAGGCCTTGGTTTCTAGCTTACAGCAACTGTATGATTATGAAGGCTTGTTGAACCCACCATTGCCTGCAATTCCTTTGGCAAACCAAGCTACTTTGAAAGCAATGATGTTCCTCTCAGGGATAAGTGGGGGCAATGAATATTTTGATGGGATGAGATTGAATGACATACCTGTCAATTGCG CTGGGAACTTGTGGCACCTTATTGTTGAGGCTTGCATTGCTAGAAACATTTTGGATACATCTGCTTATTTATGGCCGGGATACGTAAAAGGTCAATGCAATCAAGTGCCTCGTAACATGTCAGGCCCATCGCCAAGCTGGTCATCATTGATGAAGGGGTCTCTCCTAACTCCCCCAATGGTCAGTGTATTGGTTTCAACACCTGCTTCAAG CTTAgcagaaatagagaaaatatatgaGATTGCTGTCAATGGTCCAGCTGAAGACAAAATTTCTGCCGCTACTATTCTCTGTGGGGCCTCCCTTGCTCGTGGTTGGAATATACAG GAACATACAATTCTATTCATCATTAGGCTGCTTTCACCTTGTGTTCCTTCAGATTATTGTGGAACTGATAGCCATTTGATTGGCTACGCTCCATTTCTGAATGTTCTTCTTGTTGGTATATCATCTGTCGACTGTATCCAGATATTCTCTTTGCATGGATTG GTTCCACAGCTTGTTGGTGCATTGATCCCAATTTGTGAAGCTTTCGGTTCTTGTCCACCCAATGTGTCATGGACTCTAATGTCAGAAGAAATCACTTCACATGCCGTTTTCTCGAATGCATTCACACTTCTGCTGACATTGTTTAGGTTTGATCAGCCACCGCTTGAGCATCTCACAAGAGATGTTCCTATGGGATCTCATCTAACTCCTGAATTCCTATTGTTGGTTCGCAACTCCCAGTTGGTATTCTCTGAAGATTTGCTGAAAGATCAAAGCAAAAGCAATCAATTGTCTAGAGTTCTCAGTCAACTACCTAGAGAGCCCATAGTCATGGATTCTTTCCCGAAACTAAAATATTGGTACCGGCAACATCAAGCATGTATTGCATCACCTCTCTCAGGTCTCGTCCCTGGAAGTCCTGTTCATCAGATAGTTGAAGCACTGCTGAACTTCATGTTccgaaaaataaataaagctGGTCAGTCCCTTAAACCTCCAACTTCAAGTGGCAGTAACTCATCTGGATCTGGAAATGAAGAGATATCTCCTCATCTTAAGTTGCCTGCATGGGATATTTTGGAAGCTGTTCCTTTTGTGCTTAACGCTGCTCTCACAGCCTGTGCTCATGGGGCCTTGTCACCACGTGAGCTAGCCACAG GTCTTAAGGATCTAGCTGACTTTCTTCCTGCATCTTTGGCAACAATCACAAGTTACTTTTCAGCTGAAGTGTCACGGGGTATCTGGAACCCTGCTTCTATGAATGGAACTGATTGGCCAAGTCCTGCTGCAAATTTAGCAACAGTGGAACAACAAATTAAGAAAATCCTAGCTGCCACTGGTGTTGATGTCCCAAGTCTCTCTGTAG GTGGAAGTTCTCCAGCTGTTCTTCCTTTGCCCCTGGCGATCCTTGTGAGCCTCACCATTACATATAAACTTGATAGAGATACTGACCGCTTTCTGAACTTCATAGGGGCAGCAGTGAGTAACCTGGCTACAAGTTGTCCTTGGCCATGTATGCCTGTTATGGCTTCCCTATGGGCTCAAAAGGTTAGACGCTGGAGTGACTTTCTTGTTTTCTCTGCATCCCGGACTGTTTTCCACCACAGTAGGGATGCAGTGGTTCAACTTCTTCGGGCCTGCTTTACTGCTACACTAGGTCTAGATACATCTTCTACAGAAAGCAATGGTAGGGTTGGTTCACTTCTTGGTCATGGATTTGGTTCGCATTTTTCTGGTGGCATGTCAGCTGTTGCCCCTGGTATACTCTACTTGCGTGTTCATAGAGCTGTCAAAAATGTCATGTCTATGGCGGAAGAGATCGTCTCCCTTTTGATGCATTTTGTCAGAAATATTGCTGATAATGGAGTCACTGCTAGGGAATTGGAGAAACTCAAGAAAACCAGAAGCGAGATAAGCTCTAGTGGATTCCCTGCATCTTGTCAGGTCTCCCTAGCTGCAGCAATGAAACGTGCCAAGCTTGCATCTTCCTTGGGTGCTTCATTAATTTGGATTACAGGTGGTTTAAGTTTAGTCCAATCTTTGCTAAAAGAAACATTGCCATCTTGGTTTATATCAGCACATGGGTCAGAGCCCAATGGTGGGATCTCAGAAGGAATGGTTGCAAGGCTAAGGGGTTATTCCCTTGCACACTTGGCGGTGATATCTGGAACATTTGTTTGGGGGGTGGATTCATTATCATCCACGTCCAAATGGCGTCCAAGTATTCTTGGAGCACACATGGAATTTCTTGCAAGTGCACTAGATGGCAAAATATCACTTGGTTGTAACAAGGCTACATGGAGAGCATACGTGTCAGGATTCATAAGCTTGATACTGGGATGTGCACCAAGATGGCTCTTGGAGGTGGATCTTGAAGTTTTGAAGAGGCTAAGCAAGGGATTGAAACGGTGGGATGAAGAAGCATTAGCTTTGGCACTTTTGGAAAATAGTGGTGTTGGTGCTATGGGTACTGCTGCTGAAATGATTCTAGAAGGGGGCTTGAGCTTTGCTAGATGA